In Myxococcus stipitatus, the following are encoded in one genomic region:
- a CDS encoding GAF domain-containing protein, giving the protein MFLSRAGELMGASLEWRTVLQRLAELAVPVLADWCAVDILSDEGCLERVAAAHQEPEKVSLVHELFRRAPVDWSASGGVAEALRTARPVVMPQVTEAMAKDRACFELIQRLGLQAGCVLPLLARGRVLGVVSLMRGEAGTGFGDTDMEVALELARRASLSMDNALLYEEARTAQAHSERLQNVTAALCRAATAEDVARVVVHDGLQALGAERGSVAELSSEGRLHLLSCFGYRSEWMTAFEGRNIQGMPALVRASERREAQWFQRLEDVLPVAGIAANDILMMGEGARAVLPLVTDQGVLGFVGLAWSSPRVFSPQERSFLEALAQQCSQALERAALYGTLRERGERLHHALQMGKEAEERLFFLLEASRALAEHLDDVEWTLEHVARVAASSVASSCLVELVGPDGSLRCVASAHQEPSRDASVLQALGGEGALSLSRECFVTGEPRFVPDVDAALCERMVACEGHRSLLEALRPASLLAVPVRTRGRTLGVITLGTSLPQRPLAMSDVAMMEELARRVAVALENASLYRDAQAAVRLRDEFLSVASHELKTPLTSLKLQHGLIDRALGPESRGRVAPRLSTAMRQVQRLATLVDHLLDVSRVSLGRLTMEPTEVDLGQAVRDAVERMEEVFSVAGCVVRVDIPAPLLGRWDALRLDQVLVNLLTNAAKYGAGRPVQVSASEIDSGLVCLSVRDEGIGIAATDLPRLFGRFERAVSDRHYGGLGLGLYISRQIVEAMGGRIEVQSREGEGSVFTVHLPRAPT; this is encoded by the coding sequence ATGTTCCTGTCTCGCGCGGGCGAGTTGATGGGCGCCTCGCTGGAGTGGCGCACGGTGTTGCAGCGGTTGGCGGAGCTGGCCGTGCCCGTGCTCGCGGACTGGTGCGCGGTGGACATCCTCTCCGACGAGGGCTGTCTGGAGCGCGTGGCGGCCGCGCACCAGGAGCCGGAGAAGGTGTCCCTGGTGCATGAGTTGTTTCGCAGGGCCCCGGTGGACTGGAGCGCGTCCGGAGGTGTCGCGGAGGCGCTGCGCACGGCGCGTCCCGTGGTGATGCCCCAGGTGACGGAGGCGATGGCGAAGGACCGCGCCTGCTTCGAGCTGATTCAGCGGCTGGGCCTCCAGGCGGGCTGCGTGTTGCCCTTGCTGGCGCGGGGCCGGGTGCTGGGCGTCGTGTCGCTGATGCGCGGTGAGGCGGGGACGGGCTTCGGCGACACGGACATGGAGGTGGCGCTGGAGCTGGCCCGCCGCGCCAGCCTGTCCATGGACAACGCGCTCCTGTACGAGGAGGCGCGCACGGCGCAGGCCCACTCGGAGCGGTTGCAGAACGTGACGGCCGCGCTGTGCCGCGCCGCCACCGCCGAGGACGTGGCGCGGGTGGTGGTGCATGACGGGTTGCAGGCACTGGGCGCGGAGCGAGGCTCCGTCGCGGAGCTGTCCTCGGAGGGCCGTCTGCATCTGCTGTCGTGCTTCGGCTACCGCAGCGAGTGGATGACCGCCTTCGAGGGGCGCAACATCCAGGGCATGCCGGCGTTGGTGCGCGCGTCGGAGCGGCGCGAGGCGCAGTGGTTCCAGCGGCTGGAGGACGTGCTGCCCGTGGCGGGCATCGCGGCGAACGACATCCTCATGATGGGAGAGGGCGCGCGCGCCGTTCTCCCCTTGGTGACGGACCAGGGGGTGCTGGGCTTCGTGGGGCTGGCCTGGAGCTCGCCGCGAGTCTTCTCGCCGCAGGAGCGCTCGTTCCTGGAGGCGTTGGCGCAGCAGTGCTCGCAGGCCCTGGAGCGCGCGGCGTTGTACGGGACGCTGCGCGAGCGCGGCGAGCGATTGCACCACGCGCTCCAGATGGGCAAGGAGGCCGAGGAGCGGCTGTTCTTCCTGCTCGAGGCGAGCCGCGCGCTGGCGGAGCACCTGGACGACGTGGAGTGGACGCTGGAGCACGTGGCGCGAGTGGCCGCGAGCAGCGTCGCGTCCAGCTGCCTGGTGGAGCTGGTGGGGCCGGATGGCTCGCTGCGGTGCGTGGCGTCCGCGCACCAGGAGCCCTCGCGCGACGCGTCCGTGTTGCAGGCGCTGGGGGGCGAAGGCGCGCTGTCGCTGTCGAGGGAGTGTTTCGTCACGGGTGAGCCGCGCTTCGTGCCGGACGTGGACGCCGCGCTGTGCGAGCGGATGGTGGCTTGCGAGGGACACCGCTCGTTGCTCGAGGCGCTGCGGCCCGCGTCACTGCTGGCGGTGCCGGTGCGCACGCGCGGGCGCACGCTGGGCGTCATCACGCTGGGCACGTCGCTGCCACAGCGTCCGCTGGCCATGTCGGATGTGGCGATGATGGAGGAGTTGGCGCGGCGCGTGGCGGTGGCGTTGGAGAACGCGTCGCTGTATCGCGATGCCCAGGCGGCGGTGCGGCTGCGCGATGAGTTCCTCTCCGTGGCGAGCCATGAATTGAAGACGCCGCTGACCAGCCTCAAGCTCCAGCATGGACTCATCGACCGGGCGCTGGGGCCGGAGTCGCGCGGGCGCGTGGCGCCCCGGCTGTCCACGGCGATGCGACAGGTGCAGCGGTTGGCCACGCTGGTGGACCACTTGCTGGACGTGAGCCGTGTCTCGCTGGGGCGGCTGACGATGGAGCCCACCGAGGTGGACCTGGGGCAGGCGGTGCGCGACGCGGTGGAGCGGATGGAGGAGGTCTTCTCCGTGGCCGGGTGTGTGGTGCGCGTGGACATCCCCGCGCCGCTGCTGGGGCGGTGGGACGCGCTGCGGTTGGACCAGGTGCTCGTCAATCTCCTGACCAACGCGGCCAAGTACGGCGCGGGGCGTCCCGTGCAGGTCTCCGCGTCGGAGATTGACTCGGGCCTGGTGTGCTTGTCGGTGCGCGATGAGGGCATCGGCATCGCCGCCACGGACCTGCCGCGTTTGTTCGGCCGCTTCGAGCGCGCGGTGTCGGACCGCCACTACGGTGGGCTGGGCCTGGGGCTCTACATCAGCCGCCAGATTGTCGAAGCCATGGGAGGCCGTATCGAGGTGCAGAGCCGCGAAGGTGAGGGTTCTGTCTTCACTGTGCACCTGCCACGCGCGCCCACGTGA
- a CDS encoding aldo/keto reductase — protein MSTPTLPRFTPRRALGRTGFIATPVGIGDIADRAVPRASLVATLRRALDAGLNVIDTAPNYEEGLSEEVVGEALRGRREGVFLIDKVDVLDAPVAPQVEASLRRLGHDGVDLFVFHAVSELSAWEALAAPGGGLAQLGECVRAGQARFRGISSHHPEVLRAAVGSGLCDVVMFPLGPFVDPRYVEDVLPLARSRGVGVVSFKTFGAGKLLGDTEGYGRPLEARPRGKVGSGGRVDREAPVLPHLSVEECVRYTLTLDPDVMLMGMSQPNEQDAALGAAHAWRPLAVEELAQVRERARSAIDGKGAVWWNPPMA, from the coding sequence ATGTCCACCCCAACGCTTCCCCGCTTCACGCCTCGCCGTGCCCTGGGACGCACCGGCTTCATCGCCACGCCCGTGGGCATCGGAGACATCGCCGACCGCGCGGTGCCCCGGGCCTCGCTCGTCGCCACGCTGCGCCGCGCGCTGGACGCGGGGCTCAACGTCATCGACACCGCGCCCAACTATGAAGAGGGCTTGAGCGAGGAGGTCGTGGGCGAGGCGCTGCGCGGCAGGCGCGAGGGGGTCTTCCTCATCGACAAGGTGGATGTGCTCGACGCGCCGGTGGCGCCGCAGGTGGAGGCGAGCTTGCGCAGGCTGGGCCACGATGGGGTGGACCTGTTCGTCTTCCATGCCGTGTCGGAGCTGTCCGCGTGGGAGGCGCTGGCCGCGCCAGGCGGTGGGCTTGCGCAACTGGGTGAGTGCGTGCGCGCGGGGCAGGCGCGGTTCCGAGGCATCTCCAGCCACCATCCGGAGGTGCTGCGCGCCGCGGTGGGCTCCGGGTTGTGTGACGTGGTGATGTTCCCGCTGGGGCCCTTCGTGGACCCGCGCTACGTGGAGGACGTGCTGCCGCTGGCGCGCTCGCGGGGCGTGGGGGTGGTGTCCTTCAAGACATTCGGCGCGGGAAAGCTCCTGGGCGACACGGAGGGGTATGGCCGGCCGTTGGAGGCGAGGCCGCGCGGCAAGGTGGGCAGTGGAGGACGCGTGGACCGGGAGGCGCCCGTGCTGCCACACCTGAGCGTGGAGGAGTGCGTGCGCTACACGCTGACCCTGGACCCGGACGTCATGTTGATGGGGATGAGCCAGCCCAACGAGCAGGACGCGGCGCTGGGGGCGGCCCATGCGTGGCGTCCGCTGGCCGTGGAGGAGCTGGCCCAGGTCCGCGAGCGCGCGCGTTCCGCCATCGACGGCAAGGGCGCCGTGTGGTGGAACCCGCCCATGGCGTGA
- a CDS encoding alkaline phosphatase PhoX, with the protein MRLRRRDFVRLSALGGGAIAFGPAFWRQACAAPAEPGPSPYGPISSRPDAHGVRLPPGFTSRIIARSGEAVGGTGYTWHAAPDGGACFECPGGGWIYVSNCEWHPGGASAVVFDAGGGIESAYRILSGTEMNCAGGPTPWGTWLSCEERPQGRVWECDPSRPSQGVVCGELGTFAHEAVAVDPDGGHLYLTEDQPNGRLYRFTPTQWTRLSEGVLEAASVTGDAMRGLATVRWVPCAKNLPASRQPSVASRTTVFNGGEGCWYDSGVVYLTTKGDNRVWAYTPSSGRLEVIYAAAMFPGSPLSGGDNAVVSRSGDLFVAEDGRNRDICLITPPPHRVVSTFLRVHGHAGSELTGPAFSPDGQRLYFSSQRGLTNSPYAGVTFEVSGPFR; encoded by the coding sequence ATGCGCTTGCGCCGCCGTGACTTCGTTCGTCTTTCCGCGCTGGGAGGCGGCGCGATCGCGTTCGGCCCCGCCTTCTGGCGGCAGGCCTGCGCGGCGCCGGCCGAGCCCGGGCCCAGTCCCTATGGCCCCATCTCCTCGAGGCCGGATGCACATGGGGTTCGCCTGCCTCCGGGCTTCACGTCGCGCATCATCGCCCGCTCGGGCGAGGCCGTCGGCGGCACGGGCTACACGTGGCACGCCGCGCCGGACGGAGGCGCGTGCTTCGAGTGCCCCGGAGGCGGTTGGATCTACGTGTCCAACTGCGAGTGGCATCCGGGTGGCGCCAGCGCGGTGGTCTTCGACGCGGGGGGTGGCATCGAGTCGGCGTATCGCATCCTGTCCGGCACGGAGATGAACTGCGCCGGTGGGCCCACGCCCTGGGGGACGTGGCTGTCGTGCGAGGAGCGTCCCCAGGGCCGCGTGTGGGAATGCGACCCGAGCAGGCCCTCGCAGGGGGTGGTGTGTGGGGAGCTGGGCACCTTCGCGCACGAGGCGGTGGCGGTGGACCCGGACGGCGGACATCTCTACCTGACGGAGGACCAGCCCAACGGGCGGCTGTATCGCTTCACGCCCACGCAGTGGACCCGGTTGTCGGAGGGCGTCTTGGAAGCGGCGTCCGTGACGGGGGATGCGATGAGGGGCCTGGCCACGGTGCGCTGGGTGCCGTGCGCGAAGAACCTGCCGGCCTCGCGCCAGCCCTCGGTGGCGTCGCGGACGACGGTGTTCAACGGAGGCGAAGGGTGCTGGTACGACAGCGGCGTCGTCTACCTCACGACGAAGGGGGACAACCGCGTCTGGGCCTACACGCCCTCCTCGGGGAGGCTGGAGGTCATCTATGCCGCCGCGATGTTCCCAGGCTCGCCGCTGTCCGGCGGGGACAACGCGGTGGTGTCGCGCTCGGGAGACCTCTTCGTCGCCGAGGACGGGCGCAATCGCGACATCTGCCTCATCACCCCACCGCCTCATCGCGTGGTGTCGACGTTCCTCCGGGTGCATGGCCACGCGGGCTCGGAGCTCACCGGTCCCGCCTTCAGCCCGGATGGCCAGCGGCTGTACTTCAGCTCGCAGCGCGGCCTGACGAACTCTCCTTACGCGGGCGTCACGTTCGAGGTCTCCGGTCCGTTCCGCTGA
- a CDS encoding DUF5985 family protein, with translation MTLLRSMLNGAVAMGWLACALFFLRFWRQSNERLFGFFSLSFVVLAMNSVASALIDAQDERHHYIYVARLVAFLIILYAIWDKNRGNRRR, from the coding sequence ATGACGCTGCTCCGGTCCATGCTCAACGGCGCGGTGGCGATGGGGTGGCTGGCGTGCGCGCTGTTCTTCCTGCGCTTCTGGAGGCAGTCGAACGAGCGCCTGTTCGGCTTCTTCTCGCTGTCCTTCGTGGTGCTGGCGATGAACTCGGTGGCCTCCGCGCTCATCGATGCCCAGGATGAGCGCCACCACTACATCTACGTGGCGCGGCTTGTCGCCTTCCTCATCATCCTCTACGCCATCTGGGACAAGAACCGGGGCAACCGGCGCCGCTGA
- a CDS encoding DUF5985 family protein, whose translation MAEAVYILCALTSVSCAVLLLRAWKRTESRLLLWSGLCFVGQAVSNVLLFVDLVILPETISLYLPRMLATLASVSVLLYGLIWDAS comes from the coding sequence ATGGCTGAAGCGGTCTACATCCTGTGTGCCCTGACGAGTGTCTCGTGCGCGGTGCTGCTCCTGCGCGCCTGGAAGCGGACCGAGTCCCGGTTGTTGCTGTGGAGCGGGCTGTGCTTCGTGGGCCAGGCGGTGAGCAACGTGCTGCTCTTCGTGGACCTGGTGATTCTGCCCGAGACCATCAGCCTGTACCTGCCGCGCATGCTGGCCACGCTGGCCAGCGTCTCCGTCCTGCTCTATGGGCTCATCTGGGACGCTTCGTGA